A single Cygnus atratus isolate AKBS03 ecotype Queensland, Australia chromosome 11, CAtr_DNAZoo_HiC_assembly, whole genome shotgun sequence DNA region contains:
- the ANKRD34C gene encoding ankyrin repeat domain-containing protein 34C: MDEVTVLQMGENSLLKAVWLGRLRLTRLLLEGGAYINESNEKGETALMVACITKHVDQQSISKAKMVKYLLDNRADPNIQDKSGKTALMHACIRGAGGEVVSLLLENGADPSLEDHSGASALVHAINADDKAVLQHLLNACRAKGKEVIIITMDKSATGTKATKQYLNMPPSLDFKERAPPEACTAAPSLSLTAAVPSPPPAEKEDCAFGPHSAQPGDSPPAKATTEPPSPGRKSSAAKRTRLPQLKRLQSEPWGLVAPSVLAASAHHEDQRVRTDDEVIVGIGELSFSKKAPLTRSNSSKSKDPSLFPLVDEQALRTPSASGPVSRKAAYEKSPAGPQRLPRRSTVPEQPESGGPGSAGPAVMEALHWRRLGAEHHDCDDSTGLAEVGKVASERRKLNGSHLALLNGSREALDSLASTSPGAVRRRPPNLLERRGSGTLLLDHISHTRPGYLPPLNVNPNPPIPDIGSSSKSSSLLAAGLKSLVPIAPSSPKRGDLRTKKKLLRRHSMQVEQMRQLSDFEEIVAQ, encoded by the coding sequence ATGGACGAGGTGACGGTACTGCAGATGGGGGAGAACTCCCTCCTGAAGGCGGTGTGGCTCGGCCGGCTCCGGCTGACCAGGCTCCTGCTGGAAGGGGGGGCTTACATCAACGAGAGCAACGAGAAAGGGGAGACCGccctcatggtggcctgcatCACCAAGCACGTTGACCAGCAGAGCATTAGCAAGGCCAAGATGGTGAAGTACCTGCTGGACAACAGAGCCGACCCCAACATCCAGGACAAGTCTGGGAAAACGGCCCTCATGCACGCCTGCATCCGAGGCGCCGGGGGAGAGGtggtgtccctgctgctggagaacGGGGCTGACCCCAGCCTGGAGGACCACTCCGGAGCCTCTGCGCTGGTCCATGCCATCAACGCGGATGACAAGGCcgtgctgcagcacctcctgaATGCCTGCAGAGCGAAGGGGAAGGAGGTGATCATCATCACCATGGACAAGTCAGCCACCGGCACCAAGGCCACCAAGCAGTACCTGAACATGCCCCCCTCGCTGGACTTCAAGGAGAGGGCCCCCCCCGAGGCGTGCacggcagcccccagcctcagccTGACAGCAGCCGTCCCGTCCCCCCCGCCCGCTGAGAAGGAGGACTGTGCCTTTGGGCCGCACTCGGCCCAGCCCGGGGACAGCCCCCCTGCCAAGGCCACCACCGAGCCGCCCTCCCCGGGGCGGAAAAGCAGCGCTGCCAAGAGAACGCGGCTGCCCCAGCTGAAGCGGCTGCAGTCCGAGCCCTGGGGGCTGGTCGCGCCCTCAGTGCTGGCCGCCTCCGCGCACCACGAGGACCAGCGGGTGCGCACGGATGACGAAGTCATCGTGGGCATCGGTGAGCTCTCCTTTTCCAAAAAGGCTCCCCTCACCCGgagcaacagcagcaagagcaaAGACCCATCTCTCTTCCCCCTGGTGGACGAGCAGGCTCTGAGGACGCCGTCAGCCTCGGGGCCGGTCTCCAGGAAGGCGGCCTACGAGAAGAGCCCGGCCGGCCCCCAGCGCCTGCCCCGCAGGAGCACGGTGCCCGAACAGCCGGAGAgcggcggccccggctccgCGGGCCCGGCAGTGATGGAGGCGCTGCACTGGCGGAGGCTGGGTGCCGAGCACCACGACTGCGACGACAGCACGGGCCTGGCTGAGGTGGGGAAGGTGGCCTCGGAGAGGAGGAAGCTGAACGGGTCCCACCTGGCCCTGCTCAATGGCTCGCGGGAGGCCCTGGACAGCCTCGCCAGCACGTCGCCTGGGGCTGTCCGGCGCCGGCCGCCCAACCTCCTGGAGCGGCGAGGGTCCGGGACCCTGCTGCTAGACCACATCTCTCATACCCGGCCGGGGTACCTGCCCCCTCTGAATGTGAACCCCAACCCCCCCATCCCTGACATTGGCTCCAGCAGCAAATCTTcctccctgcttgctgctggcttGAAGTCCCTGGTGCCCATCGCTCCCAGCTCACCCAAGCGGGGTGACTTGAGAACCAAAAAGAAGCTTCTCCGGAGACACTCCATGCAGGTGGAGCAGATGAGGCAGCTCTCTGATTTTGAGGAAATAGTGGCCCAGTAG